A section of the Festucalex cinctus isolate MCC-2025b chromosome 7, RoL_Fcin_1.0, whole genome shotgun sequence genome encodes:
- the cpne4a gene encoding copine-4 isoform X2, with translation MMSDIYDSACDSLGLLESPCLTKVELRLTCKGISDRDALSKPDPCIVLNMQSHGQWMEVDRTEVMRSCVNPSYSKVFTLDFYFEEVQRLRFELYDINNSNFNGLKDADFLGAVECTLGQIISHRKLSKALLRPGGNVGKTIITITAEELTGNDDYIELSFSARKLDDKDFFSKSDPFLEIYRLNEDATLQLVYRTETVMNNLNPVWKTFKVSLNSLCNGDHERKLQCTVWDWDSNGKHDYIGEFEATFQEMRGAIEGRQIIKMHSFLDYIMGGCQIQFTVAIDFTASNGDPRNSCSLHYIHPYRPNEYLKALVAVGEICQDYDSDKMFPAFGFGARIPPDYKVSHDFAVNFNEENPECAGIQGVVEAYQACLPKLQLYGPTNIAPIIHKVANSASQEVHTKEAMQYFILLILTDGVITDMADTREAIVQASHLPMSVIIVGVGNADFGDMQMLDGDDGILRSPRGEPVLRDIVQFVPFRNFKHASPAALAKSVLAEVPNQVVDYYNSRGIKPKVASQYHTSRTFGP, from the exons ATGATGAGCGACATCTACGACTCAGCGTGCGACTCGCTGGGTCTGCTGGAGTCTCCGTGCCTGACCAAAGTGGAGCTGCGGTTGACGTGCAAAGGGATCAGCGACCGCGACGCTCTCTCCAAACCCGACCCTTGCATCGTGCTCAACATGCAGTCGCACGGACAGTGGATGGAG GTGGACCGCACGGAGGTGATGCGCAGCTGCGTCAACCCGTCCTACTCCAAAGTCTTCACGTTGGACTTTTACTTTGAGGAGGTGCAGCGTTTGCGCTTCGAGCTGTATGACATTAACAACAGCAACTTCAATGGCCTGAAGGACGCCGACTTCTTGGGCGCCGTGGAGTGCACGCTCGGACAG ATAATTTCTCACAGGAAACTTTCCAAAGCTCTGCTGAGGCCAGGAGGCAATGTGGGAAAAACCATCATCacg ATCACAGCAGAGGAGCTGACTGGGAACGACGACTACATCGAGCTTTCTTTCAGCGCCAGGAAGCTGGACGACAAG GACTTCTTCAGTAAGTCGGATCCCTTCCTGGAAATCTATCGTCTAAATGAGGACGCCACGTTGCAGCTGGTCTACAGAACAGAG ACGGTGATGAACAACTTGAATCCCGTATGGAAAACATTCAAAGTTTCCCTCAACTCACTCTGTAATGGCGACCACGAGCGCAAGCTGCAG TGCACAGTGTGGGACTGGGACTCGAACGGGAAACACGACTACATCGGAGAATTCGAGGCCACCTTCCAAGAGATGCGGGGTGCCATTGAAGGACGACAG ATCATCAAGATGCATTCCTTCCTGGATTACATCATGGGGGGCTGCCAGATCCAATTTACC GTGGCAATTGACTTCACGGCATCCAATGGTGATCCTCGCAACAGCTGCTCTTTGCATTACATCCACCCGTATCGACCCAACGAGTACTTGAAGGCGCTGGTCGCTGTGGGCGAGATCTGCCAGGACTATGACAG TGATAAAATGTTCCCAGCTTTCGGCTTTGGCGCTCGCATCCCGCCCGACTACAAG GTCTCCCATGACTTTGCAGTGAATTTTAACGAGGAGAACCCCGAGTGTGCAG GCATCCAGGGCGTGGTGGAGGCCTACCAGGCCTGTCTTCCCAAACTTCAACTCTACGGACCCACCAACATCGCTCCTATCATACATAAAGTGGCCAACTCTGCCTCACAGGAGGTTCACACCAAAGAGGCAATG CAATACTTCATCCTTTTGATCCTGACGGACGGCGTGATCACGGACATGGCGGACACGCGTGAGGCCATTGTGCAGGCGTCTCACCTTCCCATGTCCGTCATCATCGTGGGCGTGGGAAACGCAGACTTTGGAGACATGCAGATGCTGGACGGAGACGACGGCATCCTCCGGTCGCCCAGGGGAGAACCCGTACTCAGAGACATCGTACAATTCGTGCCATTCAGGAACTTTAAGCAT GCATCGCCAGCAGCGCTGGCTAAGAGTGTGCTAGCCGAGGTTCCCAACCAGGTGGTCGACTACTACAATAGCAGAGGCATCAAACCAAAAGTGGCCAGCCAGTACCACACCTCCAGAACCTTTGGACCCTGA
- the cpne4a gene encoding copine-4 isoform X1, with amino-acid sequence MMSDIYDSACDSLGLLESPCLTKVELRLTCKGISDRDALSKPDPCIVLNMQSHGQWMEVDRTEVMRSCVNPSYSKVFTLDFYFEEVQRLRFELYDINNSNFNGLKDADFLGAVECTLGQIISHRKLSKALLRPGGNVGKTIITITAEELTGNDDYIELSFSARKLDDKDFFSKSDPFLEIYRLNEDATLQLVYRTETVMNNLNPVWKTFKVSLNSLCNGDHERKLQCTVWDWDSNGKHDYIGEFEATFQEMRGAIEGRQVQWPCINSKYKVKKKGYKNSGIVILNQCKIIKMHSFLDYIMGGCQIQFTVAIDFTASNGDPRNSCSLHYIHPYRPNEYLKALVAVGEICQDYDSDKMFPAFGFGARIPPDYKVSHDFAVNFNEENPECAGIQGVVEAYQACLPKLQLYGPTNIAPIIHKVANSASQEVHTKEAMQYFILLILTDGVITDMADTREAIVQASHLPMSVIIVGVGNADFGDMQMLDGDDGILRSPRGEPVLRDIVQFVPFRNFKHASPAALAKSVLAEVPNQVVDYYNSRGIKPKVASQYHTSRTFGP; translated from the exons ATGATGAGCGACATCTACGACTCAGCGTGCGACTCGCTGGGTCTGCTGGAGTCTCCGTGCCTGACCAAAGTGGAGCTGCGGTTGACGTGCAAAGGGATCAGCGACCGCGACGCTCTCTCCAAACCCGACCCTTGCATCGTGCTCAACATGCAGTCGCACGGACAGTGGATGGAG GTGGACCGCACGGAGGTGATGCGCAGCTGCGTCAACCCGTCCTACTCCAAAGTCTTCACGTTGGACTTTTACTTTGAGGAGGTGCAGCGTTTGCGCTTCGAGCTGTATGACATTAACAACAGCAACTTCAATGGCCTGAAGGACGCCGACTTCTTGGGCGCCGTGGAGTGCACGCTCGGACAG ATAATTTCTCACAGGAAACTTTCCAAAGCTCTGCTGAGGCCAGGAGGCAATGTGGGAAAAACCATCATCacg ATCACAGCAGAGGAGCTGACTGGGAACGACGACTACATCGAGCTTTCTTTCAGCGCCAGGAAGCTGGACGACAAG GACTTCTTCAGTAAGTCGGATCCCTTCCTGGAAATCTATCGTCTAAATGAGGACGCCACGTTGCAGCTGGTCTACAGAACAGAG ACGGTGATGAACAACTTGAATCCCGTATGGAAAACATTCAAAGTTTCCCTCAACTCACTCTGTAATGGCGACCACGAGCGCAAGCTGCAG TGCACAGTGTGGGACTGGGACTCGAACGGGAAACACGACTACATCGGAGAATTCGAGGCCACCTTCCAAGAGATGCGGGGTGCCATTGAAGGACGACAG gTGCAGTGGCCTTGCATAAACTCCAAATACAAAGTGAAGAAGAAGGGTTACAAGAACTCGGGCATCGTCATCCTAAACCAGTGCAAG ATCATCAAGATGCATTCCTTCCTGGATTACATCATGGGGGGCTGCCAGATCCAATTTACC GTGGCAATTGACTTCACGGCATCCAATGGTGATCCTCGCAACAGCTGCTCTTTGCATTACATCCACCCGTATCGACCCAACGAGTACTTGAAGGCGCTGGTCGCTGTGGGCGAGATCTGCCAGGACTATGACAG TGATAAAATGTTCCCAGCTTTCGGCTTTGGCGCTCGCATCCCGCCCGACTACAAG GTCTCCCATGACTTTGCAGTGAATTTTAACGAGGAGAACCCCGAGTGTGCAG GCATCCAGGGCGTGGTGGAGGCCTACCAGGCCTGTCTTCCCAAACTTCAACTCTACGGACCCACCAACATCGCTCCTATCATACATAAAGTGGCCAACTCTGCCTCACAGGAGGTTCACACCAAAGAGGCAATG CAATACTTCATCCTTTTGATCCTGACGGACGGCGTGATCACGGACATGGCGGACACGCGTGAGGCCATTGTGCAGGCGTCTCACCTTCCCATGTCCGTCATCATCGTGGGCGTGGGAAACGCAGACTTTGGAGACATGCAGATGCTGGACGGAGACGACGGCATCCTCCGGTCGCCCAGGGGAGAACCCGTACTCAGAGACATCGTACAATTCGTGCCATTCAGGAACTTTAAGCAT GCATCGCCAGCAGCGCTGGCTAAGAGTGTGCTAGCCGAGGTTCCCAACCAGGTGGTCGACTACTACAATAGCAGAGGCATCAAACCAAAAGTGGCCAGCCAGTACCACACCTCCAGAACCTTTGGACCCTGA